A window of Armatimonadia bacterium genomic DNA:
GTGGTGAGTCGGACTGTAGCAGGCCCAGCCGCGATGACCGTACTCATCCAGTCGGATACCGTCGGCTCCGGTCTCCCGCATGACTCGGCCCATTGCGGTCGCAACCCACTCGCGCACCTCGGGGAGATCATGGCAGGGATTGTAGACTTCGTAGGCGGTGCTGAGCTTGTCCGTCTCGTCGATCACTCCCCACTCCCTGCCGTGAGCGAGGCCGGTCTTGGAGGTGAAGTCGACGCGGAAGGGGTCGGTGTAGAGGGTTGTCAGAGCGCCCATGCCCTGATAGGTCTTGACCGCCTGCTGGAAGGCGGGCAGTCCACCGAAGCGCTCGTTGTAGCCGTCGTAGTCTCCCGGCTGGTCGTTCCACATCCTCTTGCCGGTGACGGGGTCGGTGACGAAGTAGCCGCTCCACTGCTTGATCTGCGCCGGGGTGAGGACCTTGTCGAGCTCCTCGAAGGGCGTGCCGAAGGGCCCCAGCGGGGACCAGTCCCACCAACTCATCAGCTCGGTGCAGTCAGTGTTCGGTTGGATGAAATCGGTGCGGTACTTACCGTCCTTGAACAGGAAGCTGGTGCCCCAACCGGCGGCGATCATGTTGTGGATGCTCTTCAGCCGCGAGGGGTACGGGCGGAAGGCCCAGACCGAGTGCGCCCATCGGGCATAGTCGGCCATCGCCGTGTGCCAGTCACCGGCATGGGCTGTGAGCACCGCCGGAGCCGGACTGAAGGATCCGCCCGCTGGTCGGGTCCGGCGCAGGTACTCATAGGCGAAGGAAGTACCCTCGACGGCCTCCAGCGGTCCGGGCTTCCACTGGTACTCGGACTTGACCCGCATCGACAGGATCTCCTGCCCCACTTCTGTTTCTCCGGCGACGTACTTGCGCAAGGCAAGCACCTTGTGCCACCCCTCGGCATCATCGGCGCGCACGGACAGGCCGCCTCCGAGTTGCGGGCTGTACAGGTCCATCACCTGGTACAGCGCCTCGTGATCGCCGTAGCCGCGACGGAGGCTGGAGGGAGTGTCGGCGATGATCCCGCCGCCCCAGGGGTAGAAGTAGTAGTCGTCCTCGGCCTGGGGTGAGACGGCCAGCCCGGCCAGGTGCGGGAAGGCCAGCTTGAAGTCGACCGACTGCGGCCCGACATTGGTGAGGCGGAAGCTGAGCCGCAGACCGGAGGCATCGACCGAGGCCTCCAGAAGGCCGCGCAGAGTCACGGCGGCGTCAGTCAGGTCCATCTGCGCCGAGAAGCCGGTGCCCTTCGCGGTCAGGCTGATGAGCTTGAAGTCGCGGCTGCCCGAGTAGCGCTTGTCCCCCACCTCGACCAGGAACAAGGCACTCGCCGAGGCATCGCGGACCATCTCGGTCTTCGTGACCGTGTTGTAGAGAGAAGCCAGTTGCAGGTGCTCGCCGCGCTGGAAGGTCGCTTTGAGGTAACCGCCACTGAGTGTGACTTCCTTCTCGCCGACCTGACACGCGGGCGTCAGCGCGGTCGGCACAGTCACGCTCTTCACCGCAGGCGTCAGGTTGATTGGCTTCGGCTGGGGATGGTACGAGCGGCTGCCTCGCAGGGTCACGCTTTGGAGAGTTGCCGGACCTCCGGTGGCGGTGATGAGAAGACCTGCGGGCTGCAGACTCCGTCCGGCAGGCAAGTCCATCGGTGCTCCCGTCGCCGGCGCCATCCCCTTCGCCGCTGCACCGTCGGCAGCCATCCACTGCATCGTCAGCGCACCGCTGCCGGTGATCGAGGCCCTTAGCGGCTCCAACTGATCCAGCGCCTCGGGTCGCCACTCGACTCGCACCACCTGCCCCGGCGCGAGCTTCAGGCCTTCGGCATCCACCTTGGCCCCGCGTGCTCCGGCATAGACGATCAGGCCGGTGGAGTCCGTGATCGCCGCGCCCGGCTGCCACTTCACTTCGAACTGCGTCGGCTTGGTCAGCAGGTAGAGGCGGATCATGTACTCGCCGTTGCCGCCGGGGATCGTGAGGCGATCCTGCGTCCACGTCTTGCTGTCGAAGGTGACGCTGCTGTTGCCGCGCTTCTCGGTGTTGTCGATTCCGAGGTACAGGTAGTCGTCGCCCTTGGAGTCCGGCGACTTGCGCACCAGGATCTCGTTGGCCCCGTGGACGAACTCCTCGCGCGGAAGGGCGAAGTCGAACCAGCCGATGCTGGGCGGCTTGTTCTCGAGGAAGACCGGCGCGCCGCCGCTGGTCGGGAACTCATGGACCTTCCCGTTGACCACGATCTGGTAGCTCTCGTCGAGGCCGTTGGCGGCTGGAAGATCGTGCCAGGAGTAGTCGCGCACCATGAAGTACACCGCGAGACGCAGCTGCACGACGCTGCCCCAAACCGTCTCCGGCACCGCACCGGTGTCGAGGACTTTCCTGGCCTGGTACTCGCCCCGGTTCATATGGGTGATGCCGTTGGTCATGCCACCCCAGGTGCCGGCGTCATCATGAACCTCATAGACGCCCTCAGTTACGGGCGTGACGAGAGAAGGCACAGCGAAGGTGAGCGAGGTAGTGAGTGCAAGGCAAGCGACGAGGAGCAGTCTGTACAGCATGAGGATGCACCTCCAAGGGCTGCGGTCGTGACCCTCGCAGCTTCGGCAGTCGTGGGTCCGGCACCTGCCTTGGAGGGGCTGGCCCGCGACCGGCAGAAGCTGTCGGGCAGTTTGACTCGGGCTTCCCATCGCGGTATCATCCGCCTCGCGCGCACAAGCGCTCCAGGGGAAGGCGCGAACGCCCGGTCGGTCGAGCTTGCTGACACCGCCGAGGGCCCCTCAGCCTCCTCTGATCCTCGCTGACTCACTCGCAGTGGCGTCCGCAGGTCGCGCTACGACTTTGGTCTCGGGCACCGGCAAGACGGCCGACCAGCCGTACGCATCATGCCCGCCGGAGGCGTCGCGAACCTCACGTGTCTGTGGGGGTAAGGTGGGAGTATGCCAGACACTGAAAGAGCCGCCGGAGCGGCCCAAGAGCCTGACCTTCCGGCAAAGGGCGGCTGGGATCGCCAGACCTGGGCCGTTGTCTTCTCCGGCTTCTGCGCCTTCCTCGGACTGTACGCCACGCAGCCGCTGCTGCCCCTGCTGGAGGAGTACTTCCATCTCGGCAAAGTGGCAGTGAGCCTCACGGTGACTGCTGCGACGGTCGGGGTCGCGATCTCGGCTCCGCTGATCGGGACCGTGGCCGACCGTCTCGGGCGCAAGCGCGTCATCGTCGGATCGGCCTGTCTGCTGGCACTCGCCACGCTGCTTGACGCGACGGCAACCAGCCTGCCGACCCTCGTCTTCTGGCGCTTCCTCCAGGGCGTGTTCACCCCGGGTGTGTTTGCCGTCACGGTCGCTTACATTCAGGAGGAGTGGGCGGGGAAAGGCGCAGGACGGGCAACCGCAGCCTATGTCACCGGCACGGTCATCGGCGGCTTCGCCGGTCGGATGACCTCCGGTCTGATTGCGAGCCACGCCGACTGGCACCTGGTCTTCGTCGCTCTCGGCGCTGCGAGTCTGGTCGCTGCGGTCGTACTTCATGCCTGGCTACCCAGGGAGCGTCGCTTCACGCGCAGTTCAGAGGGCGCGTCCCCGCTCGCGGCGGCGATCGACCATCTGCGCAACAAGCGTCTGATAGGGATCTTCGCCGTCGGCTTCTGTGTGCTGTTCTGCCTGCTGGGCACCTTCACCTACGTAACCTTCTACCTCGCAGCGGCACCCTTCAACCTCAGCCCGGCAGCGATCGGATCGCTCTTCGTCGTCTACCTCGTCGGCGCGGTGATCACCCCGCCCTGCGGCAGCAAGATCGACCGCTACGGCCACCGGACGGTCCTGGCCTTCGCCATCGGTTTCGCACTGCTGGGCGAGCTGCTGACGCTCTCGCACTGTCTCTGGGTCGTGGTGCTCGGGCTTGCTGCGGTCTGCTCGGGGGTGTTCGTCGCGCAGGCCGCTGCGAACAGCTACATCGGCCACGTCGCCGAGCACAGCAAGGCCCTCGCGGTCGGGCTGTACGTAACCTTCTACTATGTCGGCGGCAGCGTCGGCGCCACCTTGCCGGGCTGCGTATGGTCCCTGGGTGGATGGCCCGCCTGCGTCGCGCTGTTTGCCCTGGTCCAGATCATCACGGTGACGATCGCCCTGACGACCTGGCGCATCCCGACCGCCCTCACCTCGGGGGACGCCTACAGCGGAGTTCGACCGGACTAGCCCCGGCCCTCAGTCGAAGGCTGGGACCGGCACCACGGTGCCGCCCTTCATCGCCGACTCGTGGGCGCAGATTCCTGCGGCCGTCCAGTTCGCTGCCGTCACTGCGTTCACTCGCGCCGGGCGTCCCTCCAGGAGGCTCGACACGAACTCGTGCACCAGGTGCGGGTGCGAGCCGTGGTGTCCGCCTCCCTGCTCGAAGGAGAGATGGGTGTGGCGGCTTGTCGCCTTGAACCGCTGGGTGTGCTGGGCGATCTCCGGCGGCAGCAGGTCCTGGCGATCCGGAGCTGCCGGGCGAGTCGTGGTGAAGCGTCGCACCTCGCCGGGCACGACCGGTGAGGCCTCAAACAGCATCGGGTCCTCGGCCTCCATCTGCCACTCGTAGCACGCGTTCTCCCCGTAGACCACGAAGCTCTCCATGTAGGGCCGAGCGCAGTGGAAGAGCGTCCGCGTGACCTCGGCGGCCAGCCCCGGCTCGCCAAGTTCGAAGATCGCCGTCTCGACCGGGAAGGGGTTGCCATAGGGCTTGCGCAGCTCCTCCCGCATCACCCCCGAGCCGAGGGCTCGCACCGACACTGCCCGCGTATCGGCAAGGGCCAGGAGCGGCGACACAGCGTGCGTCGCATACCACATCGGCGGCAGTCCGTTCCAGTAGCTCGGCCAGCGCTCCATGTCCTGATAGTGGGCCCCGCGCAGGAATTGCAGGCGACCAAAGCGCCCCTGTCGCTGAAGCTCGCGTGCATAGAGGAACTGGCGGGTGTAGACCGCGGTCTCCATCATCATGTAGTTGCGGCCGGAGCGTCGCTGTGCGGAGAGGATAGCCTGCAGGTCGTCGAGGCTCGTGGCCATGGGCACCGTGCAGGCGCAGTGCTTGCCCGAGTCGAGCACCGCCACTGCCTGTCGAGCGTGGTCGGGGATGCCCGAGACCAGGTGCACCGCGTCGTAGTCACTCGCCAGCACCTGCTCCAGGTCGGTAAAGGTGTCGGCGAACTCGAAGCGTTCGGTGATGGCCTGCAGGCGGCCTTCGTTGCGCTCGCAGACTGCGACTCGACCAACCTGCGGATGATCGAGGTAGATGGCGGGGAAGCTCCCGCCGAAGCCCAGACCGACAACGGCGACGTCAATCTTGCCCTGTGTCATGAGTGGCTCCTGACTCTGCCGCCGGGGGCGTATCCGGGCTCTCGGCGGCAACTCTCGCCGGATTGACCGGCATGGCCCCGCGCACTGGTGCCGAGTCTGGTGCAGCAAGCGATGGGTATGTGAGCACTAAGGACCTGACAGTATGTGTCAGGTTAGGGCGTCGTCACCGTCGCTGTGAAGGACAGGTCGCCTGTGGGTGAGAGCCAGCGGAAGCCGTCCGGGGTCGAGGCGATTTCTGCGGGCTGGTCGGCGGTGATCGAGCCGAGTTTGTAGCCCTGCGGCAGGCGGAGGTGAATCGCCACCCACTGCGGAGGCTTGCGGTTGCCGAGGGTCACGTGCCCGGTCACGCGACCTGCCGACGGGTCATACTGGAACCGGTAGCTGACCTTGCCGAAGTCCGTCGGGGCGCCGCAGACCCCCACCGGTTCGCCCGAGGCCAACCACTCGCGATCCGTGCCGAGGGCAAGCTCGAGGCCCTCGCCGTCCTCCAGCACCAGACAGTCGCGCAGGCAGCGCACGACCGCCACCGGAGTCCACAAGTGCTGGCGGTCGCCGGTACACTCACTGCTTCCGGCCTGCTGCCCGCGCTCCTCACACCAGGTCACCAGCGGCGTCGCGTGATTCAGCGTCGCATACAGGTACCGGGCGGCAGCATCCCCGTTCTTGAGAGCAAGATGCGCCTCGGCCACGTTGTCGAGGGTGATCGCGACCCACATCCCTGTGGTCAGCCAGCCCGTGTTGACCGGGATGCCGCCGGGGCTCAGGTTGCTCTCGATCTTGCGCAGCGTGCCCTGAATCAGCTCGTGGTCGCCCGGCAAGATTCCGCAGGGCGTCAGGGCATTCAGCGCGCCCCAGCGGCTGCCGGAGGTCTTCTGCGGAACGCCGGGGATCCAGCGGTACCCGTCCTCGGTGATAGCTCCGCGCTCGACGGCCCGAAGGAGGTCTTCGAGCGCGGTCTCATAGAGGGTGGACAGCTCCGCCGCCTCTTCCTCCATGCCAAGGGTTCTTGCGGCTTCGACTGCGAGCTTGTCTGCGTAGACCGCCCAGAAGTTGTGCGGGAGGAAGAAGCCGTAGAGGTCGTCGTCATCCTTGAGGCCGCAGTCGCCCATTCCGCGAGGCATGAGACCATAGGTGAGCGGGCGGTCGGAACCGTCTCCCACACGAGTGCGGGCACGCTCGCGCTCCTGAAAGCGTGAACTCGCCAGGAGGTGCGGGAACAGCGAAGCCAGGAACTGGCGGTCGCCGGTCACGCAGTAGTGCCGCCAGGCTGCCCAGGCCTTGAAGCCCGCTCCACCCCACATCAGGTGACCCCATCCGCGCGGATCGGCCCAGTTGCCGTCCTCCTCCTGCATCTCCCAGCACATCCGGTAGCCGTCCTCGGCCTCGGCGTGGAGCCCCGCTTCGTCGAGAGCCACTGCCACGATCGCCGCCTCGAAGGCGTTCGGCGCCCGGTAGCACTCGGTCCCTGGAACCGCCGCAACGTACCCCTCGGCCACCGGCTCGCGCATGATGAACAGGTCGGCGAGGCAGGCGCGATAGGCGTTCAGGAGGCCAGAATCAGGGAGGCTGAAGGCGGTCGAACGACTCAGCAGCTCCTCCCACTCGTCACAGGCCGCCTGGGCCTCGGCCAGCCAGTCGTGCTCGCGCAGGGCATCGAGATCCGCCGCATAGCGCCGGTAGGGTCGCACGATCCAGCCCGTGCGGGTCTCGCCCGCAGGCACCTCCCACACCATCACCATCGACTTCGGACCGGGGGCCTTGCCGCTAGCTTCGAGGGAGTAGCTGTCGGCACCAAGACCAAGGACCAGCAGACGGTCGGCACGGTCGCCCCAGCCTGCCACGAGGTTATCGCCGACCCAGCGAGAGGGATCGACCCAGGCAGGGTTCTCGCCCCAGGCGCCCGAGTCGATGCGCAGCACGAACCGGTGTGGCCGGGTGTCGGTGTTGGTGACGGTCACCTGGGCCAGCATCGCGGTCTCTGCACCGAGGACCTTCAGCACCACGCAGCCCTGAGGGGATTCGTAGCTGTTGTACAGCGCCGGAAGGTATCCCGACAGGCGTGACCAGCCACTGCTCCCGATCGCCTCGCCGTCGATCTGCGGCGTCACAGTCAGCCGCCATCTCGTCGGCGGAGTCTGGAAGGCGGCCAGCGGGTAGTGGGTGAGGTCGTCGGTGGTCCAGGCGATCTTCAGACTGCCGGGCTGCAGGTCGAGTAGGGTCCGGTCGCTGCTATCCGGCCGCCCCACGGTCAGTCGATGCGGCGTAGCAAAGGCATAGGAGAAGTCAATGCGACTCGTCTCGCTCTGTGGGGCTGGTCCAAGGTCGGCAAAGGCCTTCATGGTTGCCTCCGGGGGAAGTGACGGCTCCTGTCGACTCTTCCTGCTTGAGGGCGGAACGGCACCTCACCCCCCGAGCCCCCTCTCCACGCAGTGGCGAGGGGGAGTCAAACGACAT
This region includes:
- a CDS encoding MFS transporter, which gives rise to MPDTERAAGAAQEPDLPAKGGWDRQTWAVVFSGFCAFLGLYATQPLLPLLEEYFHLGKVAVSLTVTAATVGVAISAPLIGTVADRLGRKRVIVGSACLLALATLLDATATSLPTLVFWRFLQGVFTPGVFAVTVAYIQEEWAGKGAGRATAAYVTGTVIGGFAGRMTSGLIASHADWHLVFVALGAASLVAAVVLHAWLPRERRFTRSSEGASPLAAAIDHLRNKRLIGIFAVGFCVLFCLLGTFTYVTFYLAAAPFNLSPAAIGSLFVVYLVGAVITPPCGSKIDRYGHRTVLAFAIGFALLGELLTLSHCLWVVVLGLAAVCSGVFVAQAAANSYIGHVAEHSKALAVGLYVTFYYVGGSVGATLPGCVWSLGGWPACVALFALVQIITVTIALTTWRIPTALTSGDAYSGVRPD
- a CDS encoding Gfo/Idh/MocA family oxidoreductase — its product is MTQGKIDVAVVGLGFGGSFPAIYLDHPQVGRVAVCERNEGRLQAITERFEFADTFTDLEQVLASDYDAVHLVSGIPDHARQAVAVLDSGKHCACTVPMATSLDDLQAILSAQRRSGRNYMMMETAVYTRQFLYARELQRQGRFGRLQFLRGAHYQDMERWPSYWNGLPPMWYATHAVSPLLALADTRAVSVRALGSGVMREELRKPYGNPFPVETAIFELGEPGLAAEVTRTLFHCARPYMESFVVYGENACYEWQMEAEDPMLFEASPVVPGEVRRFTTTRPAAPDRQDLLPPEIAQHTQRFKATSRHTHLSFEQGGGHHGSHPHLVHEFVSSLLEGRPARVNAVTAANWTAAGICAHESAMKGGTVVPVPAFD